The Mucilaginibacter yixingensis genome window below encodes:
- the istA gene encoding IS21 family transposase, producing MSKIRQILRMYSQGRSKLSIAAQTGVSRNTAKKYLIAFDASGFTFEEINTLNDKELEDFFGKSSERPPDKRMVALQRCFPQIDKELKRVGMNRRILWEAYIKEFPDGFKYTQFCFYYNQWKARVNPTMHLDHKAGDKLYVDFAGEKLSIADKDTGEVIEAEVFVAILGASQLTYVEAVLSQQKEDFIAACENALHFYGGVPAAIVPDNLKAAVTKSNRYEPTLNETFADFADHYGTTILPARAYRPRDKALVEGAVKIVYSRIYAPVRKEAYHTLAELNIAIKVALEAHNSQPLKGRNYSRKLQFEEIERQALSPLPALRYEFKRQHQATVMKNGHVCLGIDKHYYSVPYRFIGRKVKLLYSRTNVEVYYHYERIAMHRRIKSPYSYTTDKDHLASTHRFMTEWTPDKFLEWAASIHEDVRLYILKILDRKQHPEQAYRSCIGILSLARKAGNERLASACRRALGYGVYNYKTIQQILENKMDSYEESLFADELPMPSHDNIRGENYYK from the coding sequence ATGAGTAAGATAAGACAGATCCTCAGGATGTACAGCCAGGGCCGCAGCAAGCTATCGATAGCGGCCCAGACCGGCGTGTCACGCAATACCGCAAAGAAGTACCTTATTGCGTTCGATGCCAGCGGCTTTACGTTCGAGGAAATCAATACCCTTAATGATAAGGAGCTGGAGGACTTCTTTGGCAAAAGCAGTGAACGTCCCCCGGACAAGCGAATGGTGGCCCTGCAACGCTGTTTCCCGCAGATAGATAAAGAGTTAAAGCGTGTCGGTATGAACCGCCGCATCCTGTGGGAAGCTTATATCAAAGAGTTCCCTGACGGGTTCAAGTACACCCAATTCTGCTTTTATTACAACCAGTGGAAAGCCCGCGTGAACCCCACGATGCACCTGGATCATAAAGCCGGTGATAAGCTGTATGTGGACTTTGCCGGTGAAAAGCTAAGCATAGCGGACAAGGATACCGGTGAGGTCATCGAGGCCGAGGTGTTCGTTGCTATCCTTGGCGCCAGCCAACTAACTTACGTAGAAGCTGTGCTGAGCCAGCAGAAAGAAGACTTTATAGCAGCCTGTGAGAATGCCCTGCACTTTTATGGCGGCGTACCTGCCGCCATCGTTCCCGACAACCTGAAGGCTGCCGTTACCAAGAGTAACCGCTATGAGCCAACGCTGAACGAGACCTTTGCTGACTTTGCCGACCATTACGGAACGACCATCTTACCAGCGAGGGCGTACCGCCCTCGTGACAAAGCACTGGTAGAAGGAGCCGTTAAGATCGTTTACAGCCGTATCTACGCACCTGTTCGCAAAGAGGCCTATCATACCCTTGCAGAACTGAATATCGCGATCAAGGTCGCTTTAGAAGCACATAACAGCCAGCCGCTGAAAGGCCGCAATTACAGCAGAAAGCTCCAGTTCGAGGAGATAGAACGCCAGGCACTCTCGCCATTACCGGCATTACGTTATGAGTTCAAACGGCAGCACCAGGCCACTGTAATGAAGAACGGACATGTTTGTCTGGGTATCGACAAACACTACTACAGCGTACCGTACCGCTTTATCGGCAGGAAGGTCAAACTGCTGTATTCCCGCACCAACGTAGAAGTCTACTACCACTATGAACGCATCGCCATGCACAGGCGCATCAAAAGCCCTTACAGCTACACAACGGATAAAGATCACCTGGCTTCGACACACCGCTTTATGACCGAATGGACACCCGATAAGTTCCTGGAATGGGCAGCATCCATTCACGAGGATGTGAGGCTTTACATCCTGAAGATACTGGACCGAAAGCAACATCCGGAACAAGCTTACCGCTCCTGTATCGGTATCCTCAGCCTGGCGCGCAAGGCAGGTAACGAAAGGCTGGCCAGCGCTTGCAGGCGTGCGCTCGGCTATGGCGTGTACAACTACAAGACCATACAGCAGATACTGGAGAACAAGATGGACAGCTACGAGGAAAGCTTATTTGCTGACGAGCTGCCTATGCCCAGCCATGACAATATCCGGGGAGAGAACTACTATAAATAA